From Solanum lycopersicum chromosome 8, SLM_r2.1, the proteins below share one genomic window:
- the LOC101255818 gene encoding BOI-related E3 ubiquitin-protein ligase 1 yields MAVQAQYPSNVLFLNRNVQEGKTPLGNDYSLQSQPGGGAGSFLDQTQMLFNPGVGANSRKRGRELTSTTAAMNPLMSMQSQPQPQLIDLTQLHTSPTSQQQPHNLVSTGLRLAFGDQHQHQHQQHQLQQQQQQQQHHHHHSLSPQSSQSSAFYSILTEDLATHIKQQRDEIDHLLLIQGEQLRRTLAEKRQRHYRALIGAAEESMARRLREKEAEMEKAARRNAELEARAAQLSAEAQAWQARARAQEVTAATLQAQLQHAMINGGGCNEINDGNGGEPEDAESAYIDPDRVVESTGGPSCKACRKRVASVVVLPCRHLCMCTECDAVAQACPLCFAIRSSSVEVFLC; encoded by the exons ATGGCTGTTCAAGCTCAATACCCATCAAATGTTCTCTTTCTAAACAG AAATGTACAAGAAGGAAAAACCCCACTTGGTAATGATTATTCATTGCAATCTCAACCTGGTGGTGGCGCTGGATCTTTTCTTGATCAAACACAAATGTTATTCAATCCAGGAG TTGGGGCAAATTCAAGGAAGAGAGGAAGAGAACTTACAAGTACAACGGCAGCAATGAATCCATTGATGTCAATGCAATCTCAGCCTCAACCGCAACTCATTGACCTCACTCAACTTCATACATCGCCTACTTCTCAGCAACAGCCACACAACCTTGTCTCCACCGGACTCCGTTTAGCTTTCGGAGACCAacatcaacaccaacaccaacaacatcaattacagcagcaacaacaacaacaacaacatcaccACCATCACTCTCTTTCTCCTCAATCCTCTCAATCATCAGCTTTCTATTCAATATTAACAGAAGACTTAGCTACTCATATCAAACAACAACGCGATGAAATCGATCATCTCCTCCTAATTCAG GGAGAGCAATTGAGGCGTACATTAGCAGAGAAAAGGCAACGTCACTACCGTGCACTGATCGGAGCAGCAGAGGAATCAATGGCACGAAGACTAAGAGAAAAAGAAGCAGAGATGGAGAAAGCAGCTCGGCGAAACGCTGAATTAGAGGCGCGTGCAGCGCAATTAAGCGCAGAGGCACAGGCTTGGCAAGCTAGAGCAAGAGCACAGGAAGTAACGGCAGCGACACTTCAAGCTCAGCTGCAACACGCGATGATCAACGGTGGAGGTTGTAATGAGATAAACGACGGTAACGGCGGCGAACCGGAGGATGCTGAATCGGCGTACATTGACCCGGACAGAGTTGTTGAGTCAACCGGCGGTCCTAGTTGCAAAGCGTGTAGAAAACGAGTTGCCTCAGTGGTAGTACTGCCGTGTCGCCACTTGTGTATGTGTACAGAATGTGATGCTGTTGCTCAAGCTTGCCCGTTGTGTTTCGCCATTAGAAGTTCAAGTGTTGAGGTTTTTCTCTGTTAG